In a genomic window of Nitrospinota bacterium:
- a CDS encoding coproporphyrinogen III oxidase family protein, translated as MEIKLDRDDFINQYPPFNLINSKAVNGIFKKEGMHVYVHLPFCKNKCGYCYFKSFDEFTDETVKAYLAALKREVSIYSQMAEVQSKKVRSLYFGGGTPTLLSCAQLEDLTHHIKGSFDFNDDYEFCVESNPDKETATKEKFDLLKALNVRRISFGVQNFNEAVLRLNGRYNNLDEFYRIYGMAKDSGIEVRNIDIMSGMIGETSGNWRAVIDKLIELAPENIAFYKIELYYNTKLFEKTRKNIHDTPLMSNREEIELIKYAYDRLQDEGRYTVTSCFNLAKSRRQEHLHRKGIWEGDDMIGFGLSSHSCFNRHLYQNAWNMKDYLQAVSSQRLPIKRAYFISMRDEIASAMVYGVKSLEMSRQGFIDRFGFDMTVLYGDTIGLLEEKGFLQLTRDSLKVPREYYIFADDISRKFFLPEHETMMLAHLARA; from the coding sequence ATGGAAATAAAGTTAGACAGGGACGACTTCATAAATCAGTACCCGCCATTCAACCTGATAAATTCAAAGGCCGTAAACGGTATTTTCAAAAAAGAGGGAATGCACGTTTATGTGCATCTGCCGTTTTGCAAAAACAAGTGCGGGTATTGCTATTTCAAGTCCTTTGACGAGTTCACTGATGAGACCGTCAAGGCATACCTGGCGGCCCTGAAAAGGGAGGTATCCATTTATAGCCAAATGGCGGAGGTGCAAAGCAAGAAGGTGAGGTCGCTATATTTCGGTGGCGGCACCCCAACCCTTCTCTCGTGCGCGCAATTGGAGGATTTGACGCACCATATCAAGGGAAGCTTTGATTTTAATGATGATTATGAGTTTTGTGTTGAATCCAATCCGGACAAAGAAACCGCGACGAAAGAAAAGTTCGATCTTCTAAAAGCCCTTAATGTCCGGCGGATAAGCTTCGGCGTGCAAAATTTCAACGAGGCGGTCTTGCGGCTTAACGGCAGATACAACAATTTAGACGAGTTTTACCGGATTTATGGGATGGCGAAAGACTCGGGCATCGAAGTAAGGAACATAGACATCATGTCCGGGATGATTGGCGAGACAAGCGGGAATTGGCGCGCGGTCATAGACAAGCTCATTGAACTTGCGCCGGAAAATATAGCGTTTTACAAGATCGAGCTTTACTACAACACGAAGCTGTTCGAGAAGACGCGGAAAAACATTCACGATACCCCCCTTATGTCGAACCGCGAGGAGATCGAGCTTATCAAATACGCCTATGACAGGCTTCAGGACGAAGGCCGGTATACCGTGACCAGTTGCTTCAACCTGGCAAAGAGCCGCCGGCAGGAGCATTTACACCGCAAGGGGATTTGGGAAGGGGATGACATGATTGGTTTTGGGTTGTCCTCGCATTCATGTTTTAACCGGCACCTATATCAGAACGCATGGAACATGAAGGATTATCTTCAGGCCGTTAGCTCGCAAAGACTCCCCATCAAAAGGGCATATTTCATTTCGATGCGCGATGAAATAGCGTCGGCGATGGTTTACGGGGTCAAAAGCCTAGAAATGAGCAGGCAGGGCTTCATAGACCGGTTTGGCTTTGACATGACAGTCCTGTACGGAGATACCATCGGTCTTCTGGAGGAAAAGGGGTTTTTACAGTTGACGCGGGACTCGCTAAAAGTACCCAGGGAATATTACATATTCGCCGACGATATAAGCAGGAAATTCTTCCTCCCCGAACACGAGACCATGATGCTTGCCCACCTTGCGAGGGCATAG
- a CDS encoding acyl carrier protein has protein sequence MDREEIRKALLDILCSKDQMSLQLDTSDIKDDTSLLSDVCLDSIQILELVVAIENKFKVCINTEEITLDIFDRFSDLVEYIGAQTGGSYEKI, from the coding sequence ATGGATAGGGAAGAAATAAGGAAAGCGCTGTTGGACATACTCTGCTCCAAAGATCAAATGTCGTTGCAACTGGATACGTCGGACATTAAGGACGACACTTCATTGTTGAGCGACGTCTGTTTGGATTCCATTCAGATATTGGAGCTCGTAGTGGCAATCGAAAACAAATTCAAGGTATGCATAAACACCGAAGAAATCACCCTGGACATATTCGACCGATTTTCTGATTTAGTCGAATACATTGGCGCGCAGACCGGCGGTTCTTATGAAAAAATCTGA
- a CDS encoding DUF362 domain-containing protein, translating to MDSDIYIAKCDSYDGDAIYKLLLEFFGYIGGAEKWIKPGMEVLIKPNLCLAHPPEMAITTHPTVIEQAARIAMECGANVSIGDNPIGKFDQRHISRIWEVAGMNAIVERLGCGKSILDKKGFRKETFELNGNTADYYISREYLSADLVINIPKFKTHALMGFTGAVKNIYGIIPGRSKLRLHGFAPGVREFSRIIADVYSKRIPEVTIMDAVEGLEGNGPGTGGVKRKVGLLMASSDGVLLDSICSRVIGVDPNDIATNISAREKGLGSMNPRNVYLSGIGRLEDAYLRDFKIPSTMRYKNSKVVEKLFNIARFKIRIQPDKCKDCFLCFKNCPVEAIGQAAGKRLQINEAQCIQCLCCLELCPHGAVDASTSRFYSELKRLRARS from the coding sequence ATGGATTCCGATATTTACATAGCCAAGTGCGATTCATACGATGGCGATGCCATCTACAAATTGCTTTTGGAGTTTTTTGGATACATCGGTGGCGCGGAAAAGTGGATTAAACCGGGAATGGAAGTATTGATTAAGCCCAATCTCTGCCTTGCCCATCCTCCCGAAATGGCGATAACGACACACCCAACGGTGATTGAGCAGGCCGCCAGGATCGCCATGGAGTGCGGAGCCAACGTGTCGATAGGAGACAACCCCATTGGCAAGTTCGATCAACGTCACATAAGCAGGATTTGGGAAGTTGCGGGCATGAATGCAATTGTCGAAAGGCTTGGTTGCGGGAAAAGCATTCTTGACAAAAAAGGATTCAGGAAAGAAACATTTGAGCTTAATGGAAATACGGCCGATTACTACATATCCAGGGAGTATTTAAGCGCCGATTTAGTCATAAACATTCCAAAGTTCAAGACGCACGCCCTGATGGGGTTTACCGGCGCCGTTAAAAACATATACGGAATCATACCCGGGCGGTCAAAACTCAGGCTGCATGGTTTTGCGCCGGGGGTACGCGAGTTTTCAAGGATCATTGCGGATGTGTATTCCAAGAGGATTCCCGAGGTAACGATAATGGATGCCGTTGAAGGGCTTGAGGGTAACGGGCCAGGCACGGGGGGGGTGAAGAGGAAGGTGGGCCTGCTAATGGCGAGCAGTGACGGGGTTTTGCTGGATTCGATCTGCTCAAGAGTTATTGGCGTGGACCCTAACGACATTGCAACAAACATCTCCGCCAGGGAAAAGGGGCTTGGAAGCATGAACCCGCGCAATGTGTATTTAAGCGGTATCGGCAGGTTGGAGGATGCATATCTCCGGGATTTTAAGATTCCAAGCACGATGCGCTATAAAAACTCGAAGGTCGTGGAAAAACTATTCAACATCGCACGGTTCAAGATACGAATCCAGCCGGACAAATGTAAGGACTGTTTCCTGTGTTTCAAAAATTGCCCTGTGGAAGCAATCGGGCAGGCGGCTGGCAAGCGCCTTCAAATAAACGAGGCTCAATGCATCCAATGCCTGTGTTGCCTTGAGTTATGTCCGCACGGCGCCGTTGACGCTTCCACGAGCAGGTTTTATTCGGAACTTAAAAGACTGCGGGCCCGTTCATGA